The Humulus lupulus chromosome 3, drHumLupu1.1, whole genome shotgun sequence genome window below encodes:
- the LOC133824028 gene encoding uncharacterized protein LOC133824028 — MLEQLENNKNKDLPLDNIDSLVITNPRHPEIEIGQIYKDKATLKSVLSYFAITNHFQYKVFKSCSREYNIICLDKNCKWSIRASRNGTTKSFFIRKYYKIHTCSLEIRFGDQQQATSKLIGKYIKPKFLNLKTTCTPLDIRGDLNDRYSIKMNYMKAWRSKEHALNELRGNAKESYNLIPSYLYMIQKTNPGTIVDIEKGEDDSLLFLFMVLNASLRGWEKCKPIIVIDGTFLKSAYGGTLLSASAHDA, encoded by the coding sequence ATGTTGGAACAACTAGAGAACAACAAGAATAAGGACCTGCCGCTTGACAATATAGATTCACTTGTAATCACAAACCCCCGCCATCCCGAAATTGAAATTGGTCAGATATACAAAGACAAGGCAACACTAAAAAGCGTTCTCAGCTACTTTGCAATAACAAACCACTTCCAATACAAGGTGTTTAAATCATGCTCTAGAGAGTAcaacattatttgtttggacaaAAACTGCAAGTGGTCCATAAGAGCATCAAGGAATGGAACAACAAAATCATTCTtcataagaaaatattacaaaatacacaCATGCTCTTTGGAAATCAGATTCGGTGATCAACAACAAGCAACATCAAAATTAATAGGCAAATACATAAAGCCAAAGTTCCTCAACCTGAAAACAACATGCACTCCACTAGACATCAGAGGCGACTTGAACGATAGATACAGTATAAAGATGAATTATATGAAAGCATGGAGAAGTAAGGAACATGCACTCAACGAATTAAGAGGAAATGCAAAGGAATCTTACAACCTCATACCAAGTTACTTGTACATGATACAAAAAACCAACCCTGGAACTATAGTTGACATTGAAAAAGGAGAAGATGATAGTTTGTTGTTTCTATTCATGGTCTTGAATGCATCTTTGAGAGGTTGGGAAAAATGCAAACCTATAATAGTTATTGATGGCACTTTCTTGAAGTCTGCATATGGAGGAACGTTGCTCTCTGCTAGTGCACATGATGCATGA
- the LOC133824029 gene encoding uncharacterized protein LOC133824029 — MVEEQAKSFMCGRLSRCFSSRGVHHHHEEVLGNNHDYRSLSFRTPRGSPCAWLKSTANDLPEIRERCRNLIQRWKIRRHTNQPYQSSDFSYDLSSYSLNFEDDNSRVDDEFRLKDFSSRLPASPPPPPSSAAKCASDSGAFGRGLIVGF; from the coding sequence ATGGTGGAAGAGCAAGCCAAATCCTTCATGTGTGGCCGACTCTCCAGATGCTTCTCTAGCCGCGGTGTCCACCACCACCACGAAGAAGTTTTGGGGAACAACCACGATTACAGATCATTGTCGTTTCGCACGCCTCGCGGTTCTCCTTGCGCCTGGCTCAAATCGACGGCCAACGATCTGCCGGAGATTCGGGAGCGCTGCCGGAATCTGATCCAACGGTGGAAGATCCGGCGGCATACTAACCAACCGTACCAATCCTCCGATTTCAGCTACGATCTGTCGAGTTATTCGCTCAATTTCGAGGATGATAATAGCCGCGTCGACGATGAGTTTCGCCTTAAGGATTTCTCTTCGAGGTTGCCGGCGTCGCCTCCTCCGCCACCGTCGTCTGCGGCTAAATGTGCCTCCGATTCGGGTGCCTTTGGAAGGGGATTGATTGTTGGTTTTTAG
- the LOC133824030 gene encoding NADH-ubiquinone oxidoreductase chain 5-like: protein MRLNAITLICILLCIGAVGKSAQIGSHTWSPDAMEGPTPVSASIHAATMVTAGVFMIARCSPLFEYPPTALIVITSAGATTSFLAATTGILQNDLKRVIAYSTCSQLGYMIFACGSLRPLIYHFSSDREMQLDQGVDFKIKLLTVDGKRLKLTIWDNGNLICYIINMDNEENLEEMMGEWLEYAETNLSSSDGEEQAKERKKKNV, encoded by the exons ATGAGATTGAATGCCATAACTCTTATTTGTATTTTACTTTGTATTGGTGCTGTTGGGAAATCTGCACAAATAGGATCGCATACTTGGTCACCTGATGCTATGGAGGGTCCCACTCCAGTATCCGCTTCAATTCATGCAGCTACTATGGTAACAGCTGGCGTTTTCATGATAGCAAGGTGCTCCCCTTTATTTGAATACCCACCTACGGCTTTAATTGTTATTACTTCTGCAGGAGCTACGACATCATTCCTCGCAGCAACCACTGGAATATTGCAGAACGATCTAAAGAGGGTCATAGCTTATTCAACTTGCAGTCAATTAGGCTATATGATCTTTGCTTGCGGCAGTCTGCGGCCTTTGATATATCATTTCTCTAGTGATCGAGAAATGCAACTCGATCAGG GAGTTGATTTTAAGATCAAGCTACTCACAGTAGATGGGAAGAGGTTGAAACTGACAATTTGGGACAATGGTAATCTAATTTGCTAT atcaTTAATATGGATAACGAGGAAAACTTAGAAGAGATGATGGGGGAGTGGTTGGAGTATGCTGAAACTAATTTGTCAAGTTCTGATGGAGAAGAACAAGcgaaggaaaggaaaaaaaagaacGTATGA